One window from the genome of Salvia miltiorrhiza cultivar Shanhuang (shh) chromosome 7, IMPLAD_Smil_shh, whole genome shotgun sequence encodes:
- the LOC130995480 gene encoding ETHYLENE INSENSITIVE 3-like 3 protein encodes MAVMEDVGVDISSDIEVDEMRGHGNIEEKDVSDEEIEAEELEKRMWKDRVRLKRIKERQKLAEKQKAISTTDQARRKKMARAQDGILKYMLKLMEVCKARGFVYGIIPEKGKPVSGASDNIREWWKEKVKFDKNAPAAIAKYEAECLSREDGVGNHHGNSRCVLQDLQDATLGSLLSSLMQHCDPPQRKYPLEKGISPPWWPTGNEEWWMRLSLPKGVIPPYKKPHDLKKMWKVGVLTAVIKHMSPDIAKIRKLIRQSKCLQDKMTAKESSIWLGVLSREEALIRQPSSDNGSSGITEARLKGRGYKKRPSVESDSDYDVDGVDNGLGSVSSKDDRNQSLAGVPVETRVQAEKKLGKNKKHVVGRQRKRLKSSADNLQAIPSLNESQDVHEDMVICVNNDNTQLNGYLAVESQPELNGLTTLMPQENNAEKQSCTVEPNSNYLSFLQPSNSVPIRSLTPDNEQFPYTMDQSADLMRQGPHVIQNPQDTRLHNKPQIPEVHDERQSSVLRHGVQDPGLGKGPQNSVWKHGGQVSTLPEGSQTRSLHHGLTYHQHFYNPTTAAGSSHQELQSEASFIELQYKVEDSRLHLPRNDNDIAGGGFQEFVKDAFPHEPERNVVGAQFPSPLSSLTPDLPGYSPFSLQFDGTSSLDTGDFEFGIDVDTVDDNNLAELMKYFAS; translated from the exons ATGGCTGTGATGGAGGATGTTGGAGTTGATATCAG TTCGGATATTGAAGTTGATGAGATGAGAGGTCACGGTAATATAGAGGAGAAAGATGTCAGTGATGAAGAGATTGAAGCGGAGGAATTGGAGAAGCGAATGTGGAAGGATCGTGTGAGACTGAAGAGGATCAAGGAAAGACAGAAGCTTGCAGAGAAACAGAAGGCTATATCCACTACAGACCAGGCACGTCGGAAGAAGATGGCACGAGCACAAGATGGCATCTTGAAGTACATGCTAAAGCTCATGGAAGTCTGCAAGGCTCGTGGGTTCGTGTATGGCATTATCCCTGAGAAGGGTAAGCCTGTTAGTGGCGCATCAGATAATATACGAGAATGGTGGAAAGAAAAAGTGAAGTTTGACAAAAATGCCCCTGCAGCTATTGCTAAGTATGAGGCCGAATGCCTTTCTAGGGAAGATGGGGTAGGTAATCACCATGGCAATTCACGGTGTGTCCTTCAAGACTTACAAGATGCTACGCTGGGGTCACTTCTGTCGTCCCTGATGCAACACTGTGATCCACCTCAGCGGAAGTATCCGTTGGAGAAGGGCATCTCACCACCATGGTGGCCGACAGGGAATGAGGAATGGTGGATGAGATTGAGTTTACCCAAGGGTGTGATTCCTCCATATAAAAAGCCACATGATTTGAAGAAGATGTGGAAAGTTGGGGTGCTAACTGCTGTTATAAAGCATATGTCACCTGATATTGCAAAGATTAGAAAACTAATTAGGCAGTCAAAGTGTTTACAGGATAAGATGACTGCTAAAGAAAGCTCAATATGGTTGGGAGTTTTGAGCAGGGAGGAAGCTCTTATTCGGCAGCCAAGCAGTGATAATGGTTCATCTGGTATTACTGAGGCACGCTTGAAAGGTCGTGGATATAAGAAGAGACCTTCTGTTGAGAGCGATAGTGATTATGATGTTGATGGTGTTGATAATGGCCTTGGATCTGTTTCATCTAAAGATGATAGAAATCAGTCTCTGGCTGGAGTACCTGTTGAGACTCGGGTTCAGGCTGAAAAAAAACTaggcaaaaataaaaaacatgttGTTGGTCGCCAAAGGAAAAGACTGAAATCAAGCGCTGATAACCTTCAGGCTATTCCTTCTCTCAACGAAAGTCAAGATGTTCATGAGGACATGGTGATTTGTGTAAACAATGATAACACACAGTTAAATGGATACCTGGCTGTTGAGAGCCAGCCAGAATTGAATGGGTTAACTACTCTTATGCCTCAAGAGAACAATGCGGAAAAACAAAGCTGCACAGTAGAACCTAATTCTAACTACCTTAGCTTCTTGCAACCTTCAAATTCTGTCCCAATTAGGTCTCTGACCCCAGATAATGAACAGTTTCCATATACTATGGATCAAAGTGCTGACCTAATGCGGCAGGGTCCCCATGTGATTCAAAATCCTCAAGATACTCGGTTGCATAATAAGCCTCAAATTCCTGAAGTACATGACGAAAGGCAAAGTTCTGTGTTAAGACATGGAGTTCAAGACCCTGGTTTAGGTAAAGGACCACAAAATTCTGTATGGAAACATGGAGGTCAAGTTTCAACTCTGCCTGAGGGATCTCAAACTCGTAGCCTTCATCACGGGTTAACTTATCATCAGCATTTCTATAACCCAACAACTGCAGCTGGTTCAAGCCATCAGGAGCTGCAGTCTGAAGCATCATTCATTGAGCTGCAGTATAAAGTAGAGGATTCCAGACTCCATTTACCTAGAAATGATAATGATATAGCTGGAGGAGGTTTCCAAGAATTTGTGAAAGATGCGTTCCCACATGAGCCAGAAAGGAACGTGGTGGGTGCACAGTTTCCATCTCCTCTCAGTAGTTTGACTCCTGATTTACCAGGATACAGTCCCTTTAGTCTTCAATTTGATGGCACAAGTTCATTAGACACTGGTGACTTTGAGTTTGGTATTGATGTTGATACGGTTGATGACAATAACCTTGCTGAACTGATGAAGTACTTCGCCTCATAA
- the LOC130995481 gene encoding IRK-interacting protein-like codes for MADAYRELESGNGNGVKAAMAKAVELRALHAALMQSPIPSASPISRHASHLSAQDYPVFTPSYDDDPLPGYQQILLDNRSYTESWGDGVGNVEDDSFVSDYTSANESSRKGVVNFEGHMHMHICPSAAADHHHFSTTNLLRSSPHQFSKSRRNSMGDMASISSSCNRCKPAVISSESEQGVTRRGGKSNIVVPLTDSHSSLHPQPRSRGLGLPSWLFPRLKKKSKNEGDGVGIGIGIVSVETLRKEVAEANESRDAAQYQAAEMRSSLGELKSKLEYLESYCEELKKALRQAVHSEKLSTNKRSGKSMYEKGMAVSEEVMVEGFLQMVSEARLSVRQFCKTLLWQISETDHALVDNLNSLLQPYKLSLASKYSKAVVYHLEAIINQSLFQDFENCVFQRNGAPKHLDPQQQRQTQFQSLVALRDLDWNEVLRKGTKYYSEELSRFCDQKMSGIIATVGCTRPWAEQLLQAFFVAAKCIWLVHSMAFSFEQPLGILRVEENMAFDAAYMEDIFADKQRSSQGGSRVKIMVMPGFYVLNRVLRCKVLCRYKSLS; via the exons ATGGCGGATGCGTATAGAGAATTAGAGAGCGGCAATGGCAATGGCGTTAAAGCGGCGATGGCGAAAGCGGTGGAGCTGAGGGCTCTTCATGCTGCTCTTATGCAAAGCCCCATTCCATCTGCTTCCCCTATTTCGCGTCATGCTTCACATTTATCTGCTCAAGATTACCCTGTTTTCACCCCT AGTTACGATGATGATCCACTACCAGGATACCAGCAAATCTTGCTGGACAATCGAAGTTACACGGAGAGTTGGGGCGACGGAGTTGGAAACGTGGAGGATGATTCCTTTGTATCAGATTACACAAGTGCTAATGAATCTTCAAGAAAAGGTGTCGTAAACTTTGAGGGGCATATGCACATGCATATCTGCCcttcagcagcagcagatcaCCACCACTTCTCAACTACTAATCTACTTAGATCATCACCACATCAATTCTCCAAATCAAGGAGAAATAGCATGGGCGACATGGCATCAATTTCGTCGTCTTGCAACAGATGCAAACCTGCAGTTATAAGTAGTGAATCAGAGCAAGGCGTCACCAGAAGAGGCGGAAAATCGAACATCGTCGTACCATTGACAGACTCGCACTCCTCTCTCCATCCACAGCCGAGGAGCAGAGGGCTCGGCCTGCCCTCGTGGCTGTTCCCTAGGTTAAAGAAGAAGAGCAAGAACGAGGGTGATGGAGTTGGGATTGGGATTGGGATTGTCTCGGTTGAGACGCTGAGGAAGGAGGTGGCGGAGGCGAATGAGAGCCGGGATGCAGCGCAGTATCAAGCCGCGGAGATGAGATCGTCGCTGGGCGAGCTCAAGAGCAAGTTGGAGTATTTGGAGAGCTATTGTGAAGAGCTGAAGAAGGCTCTGAGACAAGCCGTGCATAGTGAAAAGCTGAGCACTAATAAGAGATCAGGAAAATCCATGTATGAAAAGGGCATGGCAGTGAGCGAGGAAGTAATGGTTGAGGGATTCTTGCAGATGGTATCGGAAGCAAGGCTATCAGTGAGGCAATTCTGCAAGACTCTCTTGTGGCAGATCTCAGAAACTGATCATGCTCTCGTCGACAACTTGAACTCGCTGCTTCAGCCCTACAAGCTGTCGCTCGCCTCCAAATACTCCAAGGCAGTCGTCTACCATTTGGAAGCCATCATAAACCAGTCACTCTTCCAGGACTTTGAGAACTGCGTGTTCCAGAGAAACGGGGCACCGAAGCACTTGGACCCTCAGCAGCAGCGCCAGACGCAGTTCCAGTCATTGGTGGCGTTGAGAGACCTCGACTGGAACGAGGTGCTGAGGAAAGGTACCAAGTATTATAGCGAGGAGTTGAGCAGGTTCTGTGACCAGAAGATGAGTGGGATAATTGCAACGGTGGGCTGCACGAGGCCGTGGGCAGAGCAGCTCCTGCAGGCGTTCTTCGTGGCTGCGAAATGCATATGGTTGGTGCATTCGATGGCGTTTTCGTTCGAGCAGCCTTTGGGCATTCTGAGAGTGGAGGAGAATATGGCGTTTGATGCAGCTTATATGGAGGATATTTTTGCAGATAAGCAAAGATCATCACAAGGTGGTAGCAGAGTCAAAATCATGGTCATGCCTGGTTTTTATGTGCTTAATAGAGTGCTTAGGTGCAAGGTTCTCTGCAGATATAAATCTCTATCCTAA